Proteins from a single region of Candidatus Melainabacteria bacterium:
- a CDS encoding NADH-quinone oxidoreductase subunit D, which yields MSIVKDTNLEKSFKTDEMVINMGPQHPSCHGVLRLILTLDGEIVRHCEPVIGYLHRGMEWLGQNRTYVQYQALVDRVDYLAGMSDSHAYIMAVEKIAGIKVPLRAEYIRVICAELNRIISHVLWLGVFLLDLGAMTGFPFYTFRDRETILSFLEEVSGQRMMFNYIRIGGVFKDLPKGWTKKVKKWIASDFIKYIDEYEAIVTKNPIFLVRTNNVGYLDPKLAIDRGVTGPCLRASGVNIDLRKYIPYSVYDKFNFNVPVSTTGDTNARYACRVQELRESAKIVIQAIDNLPGGDTKDLEENKTELTSGTNPVYKPEDLMVLVKGKNVPPSFKCGPGEAYAAVESPRGQLGVHLIADGTSVPYRIKWRSPSFNNVSVLPDLIKGSPIADVIAIFGGLDVILPDVDR from the coding sequence ATGTCGATAGTAAAAGATACAAATCTAGAAAAGAGTTTTAAGACTGATGAGATGGTTATTAATATGGGGCCTCAGCATCCTTCTTGTCATGGAGTTCTTAGGCTTATACTAACCCTTGATGGTGAAATTGTCAGACATTGTGAGCCAGTAATTGGTTATTTACATAGAGGAATGGAATGGCTTGGACAAAATAGAACTTATGTTCAATATCAAGCCTTGGTAGACAGAGTTGATTATTTAGCAGGGATGTCAGATAGTCATGCATATATTATGGCTGTTGAAAAAATTGCAGGCATTAAAGTACCTTTAAGAGCTGAATACATAAGAGTAATTTGTGCAGAATTAAATAGAATTATTTCTCACGTTCTCTGGCTTGGAGTTTTTTTGCTTGATCTTGGTGCAATGACAGGGTTTCCATTTTATACTTTTCGTGATCGCGAAACAATTCTTTCTTTTTTAGAAGAAGTTTCTGGTCAAAGAATGATGTTTAATTATATTAGAATTGGCGGGGTTTTTAAGGACTTACCAAAAGGCTGGACAAAAAAAGTAAAAAAATGGATTGCTAGTGATTTCATAAAATATATAGATGAATATGAAGCTATAGTTACTAAGAATCCAATTTTCTTAGTACGTACAAATAATGTTGGATACCTAGATCCAAAATTAGCAATTGATAGAGGTGTAACAGGACCATGTCTTAGAGCATCTGGAGTCAATATTGATTTAAGAAAATATATTCCTTACTCTGTTTATGATAAATTTAATTTTAATGTACCAGTTTCAACAACTGGAGATACAAATGCAAGATATGCTTGTAGAGTTCAGGAGCTAAGAGAGTCAGCAAAAATTGTTATTCAAGCAATTGACAATTTACCTGGTGGAGATACAAAAGATCTTGAGGAAAATAAAACCGAATTAACAAGTGGAACAAACCCAGTTTATAAACCAGAAGATTTAATGGTGCTTGTAAAAGGGAAAAATGTTCCGCCATCTTTTAAATGCGGGCCAGGTGAAGCTTATGCAGCAGTTGAATCTCCACGAGGACAATTAGGCGTTCACTTAATTGCTGACGGTACATCAGTACCTTACAGAATAAAATGGCGATCACCTTCTTTTAATAATGTTTCTGTTCTTCCTGATTTAATAAAAGGCTCACCAATTGCAGATGTAATAGCAATCTTTGGTGGTTTAGATGTAATACTTCCTGATGTAGATAGATAA
- a CDS encoding nucleotidyl transferase AbiEii/AbiGii toxin family protein: protein MKELIQQELDKESQPRLKKLILTEFLQHLILQSLYRNNAFKNLIFTGGTALRILYNTGRFSEDLDFSLESKEKIKLQPILSKVQNDLKLQGLNLEIYPKQEKTVLKADFRFPNLLQELNLSQIKDQKLTVKFEVDQNPPKGGEKEILLITSPVSYSVSVYTLSSLFATKLQAIFLRKYVKGRDYYDLAWYLGKKIKPDFKLLNNAFKQVKNSFKKITEINFKENLEEHLDTVDFKTIRKDIERFILNQEELSLLKPGAIKTLLRNY, encoded by the coding sequence ATGAAAGAACTAATTCAACAAGAACTAGATAAAGAATCTCAGCCAAGGCTTAAGAAGTTAATACTAACAGAGTTTTTACAACACTTAATTCTTCAAAGTTTATACAGAAACAATGCTTTTAAAAATCTTATTTTTACTGGTGGAACCGCTTTAAGAATTCTTTATAATACTGGCCGATTTTCTGAAGATTTAGATTTTTCTCTTGAATCAAAAGAAAAAATTAAACTACAGCCCATACTTTCTAAAGTTCAAAATGATTTAAAACTTCAAGGATTAAATCTTGAAATTTATCCTAAGCAAGAAAAAACAGTTTTAAAAGCAGATTTCAGGTTCCCTAATTTATTGCAAGAATTGAATCTTTCACAAATTAAAGATCAAAAACTAACAGTAAAGTTTGAAGTTGATCAAAATCCTCCTAAAGGAGGTGAAAAAGAAATACTTTTAATTACATCACCTGTTTCATATTCAGTATCTGTTTATACCCTCTCATCATTATTTGCAACAAAACTACAAGCAATCTTTTTAAGAAAATATGTAAAAGGCAGAGATTACTATGACTTAGCATGGTATTTAGGAAAAAAAATAAAACCAGATTTTAAATTATTAAACAATGCCTTTAAACAAGTAAAAAATAGTTTTAAAAAAATTACAGAAATAAATTTTAAAGAAAACCTTGAAGAGCATCTTGACACTGTAGATTTTAAAACTATTAGAAAAGATATAGAAAGGTTTATTCTTAATCAGGAAGAGCTATCACTATTAAAACCTGGAGCTATTAAAACCTTGCTTAGGAATTATTAG
- a CDS encoding replication-associated recombination protein A, which produces MSNSKTHTSKITENLQISLFKGEEPLAYRIRPKKTEDLIGQEHLREALSNYFKKNVPYSIILWGPPGSGKTSLAHLAKSHTKKEFIYLSGASTSVSELRDVISKSKLTPSRVILFIDEIHRLAKNQQDVLLEPLENGTLTLIGTTTENPLISITRALHSRVKVFELKPHSLIDLDKLITRAITHEKGYPKYSLTEEARKLLVNSSSGDARRLLFNLEEAAKLVTDFLIDEKIVKTILENSQLQIGADEENYYNCISALQKSIRGSDADAALYWLARLLAGGADPVHVARRILVTASEDIGLADNNALGIATSAYQAAQFLGMPEARIPLAQAVIYLACAPKSNTTITSIDKAIKDATELPPYVTPMHIRNLGGKGYKYPHSYKDAKVEQEYLPKELKGKKYFVP; this is translated from the coding sequence ATGTCTAATTCTAAAACACATACAAGTAAAATAACAGAGAACTTACAAATATCATTATTTAAAGGTGAAGAGCCTCTTGCTTATAGAATTAGGCCAAAAAAAACAGAAGATCTTATTGGGCAAGAACATTTAAGAGAAGCATTATCTAACTACTTTAAAAAGAATGTACCTTATTCAATTATCCTTTGGGGGCCACCTGGTTCTGGAAAAACATCTCTTGCACATTTAGCAAAATCCCATACAAAGAAAGAGTTTATATACTTATCTGGTGCTAGCACTTCAGTCAGTGAATTAAGAGATGTTATTAGCAAATCAAAACTAACTCCAAGTAGAGTTATTTTGTTTATTGATGAAATACACAGACTTGCAAAAAACCAGCAGGATGTTTTACTTGAACCACTTGAAAATGGAACTTTAACCTTAATTGGTACCACTACTGAAAATCCGCTTATATCAATAACTAGAGCCTTACATTCAAGAGTAAAAGTTTTTGAATTAAAACCTCATTCTTTAATTGACTTAGATAAATTAATTACAAGAGCTATAACTCATGAAAAAGGTTATCCTAAATACAGTCTTACTGAAGAAGCAAGAAAATTATTAGTGAACAGTTCAAGTGGAGACGCTAGGAGACTTCTTTTTAATTTAGAAGAAGCAGCAAAATTAGTTACTGATTTTTTAATTGATGAAAAAATAGTTAAAACTATTTTAGAAAACTCCCAGCTTCAAATTGGCGCTGACGAAGAAAATTATTATAACTGTATCAGTGCATTACAAAAATCAATTCGTGGCTCAGACGCAGATGCTGCACTTTACTGGCTAGCAAGGTTACTTGCTGGTGGTGCTGATCCAGTACATGTTGCAAGAAGAATATTAGTTACTGCAAGTGAAGATATTGGACTTGCTGACAACAATGCTTTAGGAATTGCAACAAGTGCATACCAAGCAGCACAGTTTCTTGGAATGCCAGAAGCAAGAATCCCACTTGCTCAGGCTGTAATTTACTTAGCATGTGCACCTAAATCAAATACAACAATTACTTCAATAGATAAAGCCATAAAGGATGCAACAGAACTTCCGCCTTATGTTACACCAATGCATATAAGAAATCTTGGTGGTAAAGGTTATAAATATCCTCATTCATACAAAGATGCAAAAGTTGAACAGGAGTATTTACCAAAAGAATTAAAAGGCAAAAAATATTTCGTTCCTTAA
- the lpxB gene encoding lipid-A-disaccharide synthase: MKKLFFVTGETSGDMHAASLLEELYKIIPPEQLIVKAIGGSCLEKTDARLFFDCKHLGSIGLIEVINKLSLYLNLEKELLFELSTFMPDVLILVDFPGFNLRIAKKVKSKFPEIKIVYYLPPQVWAWNQGRTKLLAKYCDLVLCGLPFEEEFHKIRGVNAYYIGNPIVNEIEKYDPEKIRNEFGITKEDILIGLFPGSRQSEIHYMLPVLLKASQMLQKDFPKVKFKVAKSQNVILDDSDNLKILPPENNHKLLCVSDIVWLTSGTVTLEAALYETPLILGYKGNPINYLLYLLLKRINMIGLPNIICNEKIVPELIQYNATPQNYYEITKKWLQNPDELKTIKDNLKKVKEKLSDRNASKEAALKIKSEFIPDYKVVSFK, encoded by the coding sequence ATGAAGAAACTCTTTTTTGTTACAGGTGAAACTTCTGGAGATATGCATGCTGCAAGTCTTTTAGAAGAACTTTATAAGATAATACCACCTGAGCAATTAATTGTTAAAGCTATTGGCGGGAGTTGCTTGGAAAAAACAGATGCAAGATTATTCTTTGATTGTAAACATTTAGGTTCAATAGGATTAATAGAAGTTATTAATAAGCTTTCTTTGTATCTTAATCTTGAAAAAGAATTACTTTTTGAACTAAGTACTTTTATGCCTGATGTTTTGATCCTTGTAGATTTCCCAGGATTTAATTTAAGAATTGCGAAAAAAGTTAAAAGCAAATTCCCAGAGATAAAAATTGTTTATTATTTACCGCCACAAGTTTGGGCATGGAATCAAGGCAGAACAAAATTACTTGCTAAGTACTGTGATTTAGTTTTGTGTGGTTTGCCATTTGAAGAAGAATTCCACAAGATTCGTGGGGTTAATGCTTACTATATTGGAAATCCAATTGTAAATGAAATAGAAAAATATGACCCAGAAAAAATAAGAAATGAATTTGGAATTACAAAAGAAGATATTTTAATTGGACTATTTCCAGGAAGTAGACAATCTGAAATCCACTATATGCTTCCTGTCTTGCTTAAAGCTAGTCAAATGCTTCAAAAAGATTTTCCAAAAGTAAAATTTAAAGTTGCAAAGTCACAGAATGTAATTTTAGATGATTCAGATAATTTAAAGATCTTACCTCCTGAAAATAATCACAAACTTTTATGTGTAAGTGATATTGTATGGCTTACATCAGGAACAGTTACTTTGGAAGCTGCTTTATATGAAACACCATTGATATTAGGTTATAAGGGAAATCCAATAAATTATCTTTTATATCTTTTGCTAAAGAGAATCAATATGATTGGCCTACCAAATATAATTTGTAATGAAAAAATAGTACCTGAACTTATTCAATATAATGCAACTCCACAAAATTACTACGAGATTACAAAAAAATGGCTACAGAATCCAGATGAGTTAAAAACAATAAAAGACAATTTAAAAAAAGTAAAAGAAAAACTTAGTGACAGAAATGCAAGTAAGGAAGCAGCTTTGAAAATAAAAAGCGAATTTATACCTGATTATAAGGTAGTATCTTTTAAGTAA
- a CDS encoding uracil-DNA glycosylase, with amino-acid sequence MEMQLNLFSIKEESSEHSALSTQHSAVETKYNSLEEAKVEAMKCTKCALCKGRTRVVFSDGNEKAKIMIVGEGPGENEDLQGLPFVGRAGQLLDKIFASVDLNRQEHLYICNIVKCRPPNNRAPLDEEADACWEYLEAQIKYTDPKIIILAGAVAVKGILKIKDPKITKIRGEWIEGQGTLLKGRKLIPIFHPSYLLRHEWNTKPDSPKSLMWKDIQEIKKAFEAL; translated from the coding sequence ATGGAAATGCAGTTGAATTTGTTTAGCATAAAGGAAGAGAGTTCAGAGCACTCAGCACTCAGCACTCAGCACTCAGCAGTTGAAACAAAATATAATTCCCTAGAAGAAGCTAAAGTCGAAGCAATGAAATGTACCAAGTGTGCTCTTTGTAAAGGTAGAACAAGAGTTGTTTTTAGCGATGGAAATGAAAAAGCAAAAATAATGATAGTAGGGGAAGGGCCTGGAGAAAACGAAGATTTACAAGGATTACCATTTGTAGGAAGAGCTGGACAGCTTTTAGATAAAATTTTTGCTTCGGTTGATTTAAACAGGCAAGAACATTTGTATATTTGCAATATTGTAAAATGCCGTCCGCCAAATAATCGTGCCCCACTTGATGAAGAAGCTGATGCATGCTGGGAATATTTAGAAGCACAAATAAAATATACAGATCCAAAAATCATTATTCTGGCTGGAGCAGTTGCAGTAAAAGGAATCTTAAAAATAAAAGATCCAAAAATTACAAAAATAAGAGGTGAATGGATAGAAGGTCAAGGAACACTTCTTAAAGGCAGGAAACTAATACCAATATTTCATCCATCTTATTTACTTCGTCATGAATGGAATACAAAACCTGATTCACCTAAATCACTTATGTGGAAAGATATACAAGAAATTAAAAAAGCTTTTGAAGCTTTATAG
- the argJ gene encoding bifunctional glutamate N-acetyltransferase/amino-acid acetyltransferase ArgJ, which produces MFSSANFQFAAGTCGFKKTKKPDLAIIYSPLSCTFAGVFTTNQIRAACVDENKNLLKKRKKIKAIVINSGNANACTGKKGIQAVKKTKQITARLLKIKQDEVLVANTGVIGVHLDTEKMKTGLENTIPKLSIKNLKAAARAILTTDRFEKIVIKKTKDFKLVSFTKGAGMIHPNMATMLCFLMTDIKAPQNLLQESLKSACDGSFNTISVDADMSTNDMVILLSNNQSEKEIKSKNDPLFINFKKALNEVCLKLARKIVIGGEGAKKLIQVEVNGARTSQDAKEIARSITSSNLFKCAIYGSDPNWGRAAARIGCTNVKVDHNKIDIFLNKTQVFKKGNPVIFSKEKLNKQITRKKEVRVVVNLNLGKKSGSALGCDLTKEYVNFNSAYFT; this is translated from the coding sequence ATGTTTTCAAGTGCTAATTTTCAATTTGCAGCAGGTACTTGTGGTTTTAAAAAAACAAAAAAACCAGATTTAGCAATTATTTACTCTCCTTTATCATGTACATTTGCAGGTGTTTTTACTACAAATCAAATTAGGGCAGCATGTGTAGATGAAAATAAAAATCTCTTAAAAAAAAGAAAAAAAATTAAAGCAATTGTTATTAATTCAGGAAATGCAAATGCATGTACCGGGAAAAAAGGAATTCAAGCTGTAAAAAAAACAAAACAAATTACAGCAAGGCTATTAAAAATAAAACAAGATGAGGTTCTGGTAGCTAATACTGGTGTAATCGGAGTTCATTTAGATACGGAAAAAATGAAAACCGGACTAGAGAATACAATCCCTAAATTAAGTATTAAAAACTTAAAAGCTGCTGCTAGAGCAATTCTAACTACAGACAGATTTGAAAAAATTGTAATTAAAAAAACTAAAGATTTTAAGCTTGTTAGTTTTACAAAAGGTGCAGGCATGATTCATCCAAATATGGCTACAATGCTTTGTTTTTTAATGACTGATATAAAAGCACCTCAAAACTTATTACAAGAATCTTTAAAATCTGCATGTGATGGCAGCTTTAATACTATTTCTGTTGATGCAGATATGAGTACAAACGATATGGTGATTTTACTTTCAAACAATCAAAGTGAAAAAGAAATAAAAAGCAAAAATGATCCTTTATTTATAAATTTTAAAAAAGCTCTAAATGAGGTTTGTCTAAAGCTTGCAAGAAAGATAGTAATAGGCGGAGAAGGTGCTAAAAAACTAATACAAGTAGAAGTAAATGGTGCAAGAACAAGTCAAGATGCAAAAGAAATAGCAAGATCAATTACAAGTTCAAATCTTTTTAAATGTGCAATTTATGGCTCTGATCCAAATTGGGGTAGAGCAGCAGCTAGAATAGGATGTACAAATGTAAAAGTAGATCATAATAAAATTGATATATTTTTAAATAAAACACAGGTTTTTAAAAAAGGTAATCCAGTTATTTTTAGTAAAGAAAAATTAAATAAACAAATTACAAGAAAAAAAGAAGTAAGAGTAGTTGTTAATTTAAATCTTGGCAAAAAATCAGGATCAGCACTTGGATGTGATTTAACTAAAGAATATGTGAACTTTAATTCGGCATATTTTACGTAG
- the rplM gene encoding 50S ribosomal protein L13, giving the protein MKSYLAKKNEVERKWWFVDASGQTLGRLATQISGILRGKTKPEFTPNVDVGDFVIVTNAEKIKLSGKKELKKVYRKHSGIPGGFKTETVMQIRQRHPERIIESAVRGMLPHTTLGEKQFTKLKVYRGESHPHKAQKPQVLNIKIRG; this is encoded by the coding sequence ATGAAATCTTACTTAGCAAAAAAAAATGAAGTTGAAAGAAAGTGGTGGTTTGTAGATGCTTCTGGGCAGACTCTTGGAAGATTAGCTACCCAAATTTCAGGAATACTTAGAGGAAAAACAAAACCAGAATTCACACCAAATGTTGACGTTGGAGATTTTGTAATTGTAACTAATGCTGAAAAAATAAAACTTAGTGGCAAAAAAGAGCTTAAAAAAGTCTATAGAAAACACAGTGGTATTCCAGGTGGTTTTAAAACAGAGACAGTAATGCAAATTAGACAAAGACATCCAGAAAGAATCATTGAAAGTGCAGTAAGAGGTATGTTACCGCACACAACATTAGGAGAAAAGCAGTTTACAAAATTAAAAGTTTACAGAGGAGAGTCTCATCCACACAAAGCTCAAAAACCACAAGTATTAAATATAAAAATTAGAGGATAG
- the rpsI gene encoding 30S ribosomal protein S9, protein MPRTVTKHDKNVQYIGTGRRKTSIARIFLRPGKGKILINGKEPVAYLGNVINYINLVKKPLQVVQLEGKYDVIAKVHGGGIAGQADAIRLGIARALVNANAANKTVLKPEGLLTRDSRDKERKKYGRKRARKRFQYSKR, encoded by the coding sequence ATGCCACGAACAGTTACAAAACATGATAAAAACGTCCAGTACATTGGAACTGGCAGGAGGAAAACTTCTATTGCAAGAATATTTTTAAGACCTGGAAAAGGTAAGATTTTAATTAATGGCAAAGAGCCAGTTGCATATTTAGGGAATGTTATTAATTATATTAATTTAGTAAAAAAACCACTACAGGTAGTTCAATTAGAAGGTAAGTATGATGTAATTGCAAAAGTTCATGGTGGCGGTATTGCTGGACAAGCTGATGCAATAAGATTAGGAATTGCAAGAGCTTTAGTAAATGCTAATGCTGCAAATAAAACTGTCCTTAAACCAGAAGGATTACTTACCAGGGATTCACGTGATAAGGAACGTAAGAAATATGGCCGAAAGAGAGCAAGAAAACGTTTCCAATACTCGAAGAGATAA
- a CDS encoding ribonuclease D — translation MAEREQENVSNTRRDNLKINLENVQLVKNDLSDELLEYYLKCDLLAVDCEMMGLNPFRDRLCLIQICDATEKATLVKLQDCSKAPSLKKLFENPNVRKIFHFARTDLAFLYYHLQIDLVNVFCTKSASKLVRTYTDKQGLKDLLKELLKIDIDKNTQQTDWGAPELTKDQIKYAACDVLFLIPAYNKLIDLLQREGRLELMEEVNKFLPTLAKLDLLGYVDFFVH, via the coding sequence ATGGCCGAAAGAGAGCAAGAAAACGTTTCCAATACTCGAAGAGATAATTTGAAAATTAATTTAGAAAATGTTCAGCTTGTAAAAAATGATCTCTCAGATGAGCTTTTAGAATATTATTTAAAATGTGATTTATTAGCAGTTGATTGTGAAATGATGGGTTTAAATCCTTTCAGAGACAGGCTTTGTTTAATTCAGATTTGTGATGCAACTGAGAAAGCAACACTTGTAAAACTACAAGACTGTAGTAAAGCTCCTAGTTTAAAAAAATTATTTGAAAATCCTAACGTAAGAAAAATTTTTCATTTTGCAAGAACAGATTTAGCTTTTCTTTATTACCATCTACAAATTGATTTAGTAAATGTATTCTGTACAAAGTCTGCAAGTAAGCTTGTAAGAACTTATACAGATAAACAAGGTTTAAAAGATCTGTTGAAAGAACTTCTGAAGATTGACATTGATAAAAATACTCAGCAAACCGACTGGGGAGCTCCTGAGTTAACAAAAGACCAAATTAAATATGCAGCATGTGATGTTTTATTTTTAATCCCTGCTTATAACAAATTGATTGATTTATTACAGAGAGAAGGTAGGCTTGAACTTATGGAAGAAGTAAACAAATTTTTGCCTACATTAGCTAAGCTGGATTTATTAGGATATGTAGATTTTTTTGTACATTAA
- a CDS encoding ATP-binding protein, with amino-acid sequence MSTNNLPIPRFLRLPKDHSFFLFGPRGTGKSTLVFNSYNEKNSLFINLLDTEVEERFTRRSKELLELIEALPEKIRYIVIDEVQKVPKLLDIVHYLIEKNKKIFIMTGSSARKLKLGHSNLLAGRAFVYNLHPFSYLELGSRFDLKETLQWGLLPKIFSLKTEKAKMQFLQAYAHTYLKEEIWAEQFVKELDPFRYFLEVAAQMNGKIINYSNLSRDIGVDDKTIKKYFSILEDTLIGFFLDGFKHSFRKRLNTKSKFYFFDIGVKRALSRTLTLPLNESTSAYGEVFEHMVILECFKLASYYKSEYRFSYLRTKDDAEIDLVVERPGKPVLFIEIKSSKQVTEESLRILKSLSKDFGNCESVCFSNDPYEKLINGTKVIPWNKGIKRFFGR; translated from the coding sequence ATGTCTACAAATAACCTTCCAATTCCTAGATTCTTAAGACTTCCAAAAGATCATAGCTTTTTTCTTTTTGGGCCAAGAGGAACTGGAAAAAGTACTCTTGTTTTTAATTCCTATAATGAAAAGAATTCTTTGTTTATTAATTTACTTGATACAGAAGTCGAAGAGAGATTTACAAGAAGATCAAAAGAATTACTAGAACTTATAGAGGCATTACCAGAAAAAATCAGATATATTGTTATTGACGAAGTTCAAAAAGTACCTAAACTTCTTGATATAGTTCACTATCTCATTGAAAAAAACAAGAAGATTTTTATTATGACCGGCTCTAGTGCCCGTAAGCTAAAATTAGGACATTCAAACCTTCTGGCGGGCAGAGCTTTTGTATATAATTTACACCCATTTAGTTACCTGGAATTAGGAAGCAGATTTGATTTAAAGGAAACCCTCCAATGGGGATTATTACCTAAAATATTTTCTTTAAAAACTGAAAAAGCAAAAATGCAATTTTTACAGGCTTATGCTCATACCTATTTAAAAGAAGAAATATGGGCTGAACAGTTTGTAAAAGAATTAGATCCATTTAGATACTTTTTAGAAGTTGCAGCTCAAATGAACGGCAAAATTATAAATTATTCAAACCTATCTCGAGATATTGGTGTAGATGATAAAACAATTAAAAAATATTTTTCCATCCTTGAAGATACACTAATTGGATTCTTTTTGGATGGATTTAAACATTCTTTTAGAAAGAGGCTGAATACCAAATCCAAATTTTATTTTTTTGATATTGGTGTAAAAAGAGCTTTAAGCAGAACTTTAACTTTGCCGCTGAATGAAAGTACATCTGCTTATGGAGAAGTTTTTGAACACATGGTAATTTTAGAATGTTTTAAACTAGCAAGTTATTACAAAAGTGAATATCGCTTTAGTTATTTACGAACTAAAGATGATGCAGAAATTGATCTTGTGGTAGAAAGACCAGGCAAACCTGTTTTGTTTATTGAAATCAAAAGTTCAAAACAAGTTACTGAAGAATCCCTTCGCATTCTGAAAAGTTTAAGTAAGGATTTTGGTAACTGTGAAAGTGTATGTTTCTCGAATGATCCGTATGAAAAATTAATTAACGGAACAAAGGTAATACCTTGGAATAAAGGTATTAAAAGATTTTTTGGACGTTAA
- a CDS encoding thiamine phosphate synthase, which yields MPRNDIYRIIDANINRASEALRVLEDWARYSKDDKAISEKLKNIRHEINNLFSTFPNFILSRESVYDVGRNIENPSYRKNVKDILHANCKRVEEALRVLSEYGQLVETPHWDVSTIEKYRYEIYTIEKLLLKNEKLIKLQNAKLYLVTGGDAPSGCLYNIIEKSIEGGVDIIQLREKNKDEKKILQLGKEIKSLVKSTDVLFIVNDRVDIALALDADGVHLGQDDLPISEARKITPDGFIIGLSTHSKEQAVEAYCNTPVRADYLGVGPVFSTPTKPDYKPVGLEYVRWASDNLKNIPWFTIGGIDETNISKVIESGASKVAVVRAIMDSKDVLQTTRSLKEMLQKDYVPAK from the coding sequence ATGCCTCGAAATGATATTTATCGAATAATAGACGCAAACATCAATCGTGCTTCTGAAGCTTTAAGAGTGCTTGAAGACTGGGCTAGATATTCCAAAGATGACAAAGCAATTTCAGAAAAGTTAAAAAATATCAGGCATGAAATAAATAATTTATTTTCAACATTTCCCAATTTTATCCTTAGCAGAGAATCTGTTTATGATGTTGGAAGAAATATTGAAAATCCTTCTTATAGAAAAAATGTAAAAGATATTTTACATGCAAATTGTAAGCGAGTGGAAGAAGCATTAAGGGTTTTATCCGAATATGGACAATTGGTAGAGACGCCCCATTGGGACGTCTCTACGATTGAGAAATATCGCTATGAGATTTACACCATTGAAAAATTGTTATTAAAAAATGAAAAATTAATTAAATTACAAAATGCAAAATTATATTTGGTTACTGGTGGAGACGCCCCATCAGGGTGTCTCTACAACATTATAGAAAAATCAATTGAAGGTGGTGTTGACATAATTCAGCTTAGAGAAAAAAATAAAGATGAAAAAAAGATTCTTCAATTAGGAAAAGAAATAAAAAGTTTAGTAAAAAGTACTGATGTTTTGTTTATTGTAAATGATCGTGTTGATATTGCATTAGCACTTGATGCTGATGGAGTACATTTAGGACAGGATGATTTGCCTATAAGTGAAGCAAGGAAAATAACACCAGATGGTTTTATAATTGGATTATCAACTCATTCTAAAGAACAAGCTGTAGAGGCATATTGCAATACACCCGTACGAGCAGACTATCTTGGAGTAGGGCCTGTGTTTTCAACTCCAACTAAACCAGACTACAAGCCTGTTGGATTAGAATATGTAAGATGGGCTAGTGATAATTTAAAAAATATTCCTTGGTTTACAATTGGTGGTATTGATGAAACTAATATTAGTAAAGTTATTGAAAGTGGAGCTAGTAAAGTTGCAGTAGTTAGAGCAATAATGGATTCAAAAGATGTGTTACAAACCACAAGAAGCTTAAAAGAAATGTTACAAAAAGACTATGTACCAGCCAAGTAA